The following coding sequences lie in one Strix aluco isolate bStrAlu1 chromosome 34, bStrAlu1.hap1, whole genome shotgun sequence genomic window:
- the LOC141917157 gene encoding olfactory receptor 14A16-like, which produces MSNSSSITEFLLLAFADTRELQLLHFWLFLGIYLAALLGNSLIITAIACDHHLHTPMYFFLLNLSLLDLGSISTTLPKAMDNSLWDNRDISYSGCAAQAFLFLFLVIAEFNLLTVMSYDRYVAICKPLHYGTLLGSRACVHMAAAAWGTGFLWAVLHTANTFSLPLCKGNAVDQFFCEIPQILKLSCSDYYLREFGLIMVGVSLEFGCFVFIVLSYVQIFRAVLRIPSEQGRHKAFSTCLPHVAVVSLFINTGMVVYLKPPSISHSSLDLVLSFLYSVVPPAVNPLIYSMRNQEIKDALRKLYEYILL; this is translated from the coding sequence atgtccaacagcagctccatcactgagttcctcctcctggcatttgcagacacacgggagctgcagctcttgcacttctggctcttcctgggcatctacctggctgccctcctgggcaacagcctcatcatcaccgccatcgcctgtgaccaccacctgcacacccccatgtacttcttcctcctcaacctctccctcctcgacctgggctccatctccaccactctccccaaagccatggacaattccctctgggacaacagggacatctcctactcaggatgtgctgcccaggcctttctctttctcttcttagtCATAGCAGAGTTTAATCTCCTCACTGtcatgtcctacgaccgctacgttgccatctgcaaacccctgcactacggaaccctcctgggcagcagagcttgtgtccacatggcagcagctgcctggggcactgggttcctctgggctgtgctgcacacagccaacacattttcattacCTCTCTGCAAGGGCAATgctgtggaccagttcttctgtgaaatcccccagattctcaagctctcctgctcagacTACTATCTCAGGGAGTTTGGGCTTATCATGGTTGGTGTCTCTTTAGaatttgggtgttttgttttcattgtgttgtcctatgtgcagatcttcagggccgtgctgaggatcccctctgagcagggacggcacaaagccttttccacgtgcctccctcacgtggccgtggtctccctctttatcaACACGGGCATGGTTGTTTACCTGAAACCCCCATCCATCTCGCATTCATCCCTGGACCTGGtgctgtcatttctgtactcagtggtgcctccagcagtgaaccccctcatctacagcatgaggaaccaggagatcaaggatgccctgaggaaacTATATGAATACATATTATTATAG